The segment CTGGACCTGCTGCGCTCGGGCAAGATGAGCAAGGCATCGGCAACTTCTATTTCTTTGTCTGGAAAGGCCTTCAAGGACTTCGAAGACAACATCGACTTTTACCGCGAGCGCATCATCTTGCGCCCGCAAGAAATCTCGAACCACCCGGAGCTGGTGCGCCGCTTGGGCATCATCGCCATGAACTCGATGATCGAAGCCGACATCTACGGCAACATCAACTCCACCCACGTCATGGGCACAGGCATGATGAACGGCATCGGCGGCTCGGGTGACTTTGCGCGCAACGGCTACCTGTCCTTCTTCGTCACACCTTCCGTGGCCAAGGAAGGCAAGATCAGCTGCATCGTGCCCATGTGCTCGCATGTGGACCACACAGAGCATGACACCCAGATCATCGTTACCGAGCAAGGTCTGGCTGATCTGCGCGGCCTGTCGCCCAAGCAGCGTGCCAAGGTCATCATCGACAAGTGCGCCCACCCCGACTACCGCGACCAGTTGCAAGACTACTTCGACCGCGCACGCGCCAAGGGTGCGCAGCACACGCCGCACATCCTGACAGAGGCACTGAGCTGGCACCAGCGCTTCATGGACAAGGGCGACATGCGAGCCTGACCGGGCACATAGTCCGCTTGGTGCTAGCTTTTGCGCCGCCAAGTCCATAGCATCAAAGGGCACTCTGCAAGGAGTGCCCTTTTTTCATGCACAACAAGGACTGGTATGGCGATCTGGACCCGAGAGCTTGATTTGAAAGCACTGAACGCAGGCAGTGCCAACACGGCAATTTCACACCTGGGTATTGAGTTCACCGAATACGGTGACGAGTATGTTTGCGCCCGCATTCATGTGGATGAGCGCACTTGCCAGCCCTATGGAATCTTGCACGGCGGCGTCAGCGTGGTGCTGGCCGAAACATTGGGTTCTATGGCTGCGGCCTGCAGCATTCCTGATGGCTACCGCTGCGTGGGCCTGAGCGTGACTGCCAATCATGTGCGCGCAGGCCGCAAGGGTAGCTGGATTACGGCCACTGCCCGACCGGTGCACTTGGGTCGAACCACCCATGTGTGGGGCATTGAACTGCGCGATGAAGACGGAAAAATGACCTGCAACTGCAGTCTGACCATGGCTATCTTGCCGCCTGAAGCTGCGAAAAATACTCGCCTTGATGTGGCGTCTCTGGGCGGGGTCGCCTAGCGCTTCAACGCTTACGTGCTTGCTCGAACAGGCCCGTGACGCGGGGCACATTGTCTTCAAGCTCGCGTATGCGGTTGGGACCTGTGGGGTGGGTAGAGAGAAAGCTCACGCCGCTTTGGCCGGTAGCTTCACCCATCTTGCGCCACAGGCTTACGGAGGCCTGCGGGTTGTAGCCGGCGCGGGCGGCTAGCTCCAGGCCGACCAAGTCGGCATCGCTTTCATCGCTGCGGCTGAATTTAAGGCTCAGCAACTGCCCGCCCAAGCGCGCTGCTGTGCTGCCAATATCGCCAAGTCCCAACAGTTGCGCGCCCAGCGATATGCCTAGGCTGGTGGCCTGATTTTTGGCCAGTTGCTCGCGTGAATGCTCGCGCAATGCGTGTGCCATCTCATGCCCCATGATCATGGCGATTTCATCATCCGTCAGCTTGAGCTGGTCGATGATGCCGGTGTAAAAAGCAATCTTGCCCCCGGGCATGCAAAAAGCGTTGATCTGCTTGCTGCCAATGAGGTTGACCTCCCATCGCCACTGGCTGGCACGCGGATTCCACTGCACAGCATGTGGAATGAGGCGTTGCGCAATGCTGCGCAGGCGTTGCAGTTGGGCATTGTTGCTGTCGGCGAGCGCCCCTTTGGCCTTGGCTTGCTGCAGCAATTCTTGGTACTGCTGGGTGGCTGAATTTTCAAGCGTTTCAGCGGGCACCAGTTGGCGCATCATGGATGACTTTCCCACATCCACTTGAGCTTGTGCTGGCGTGTGTATTAGCGCAGTGCAGGCAAGTGTTAGCAGCAGGTAGTTGCGAGTAACGGAGTGGCGCAGGAAGGAGGGGATGGCTTGCATACGCCCAAGTTTATGCGAGCCGAACCTCACTAAAAGTCAGATATTTTCCGTAGATTTTCTCTCGGCTTGCACCACCAGCCACAGGCCGCCAATCACGCCCAAAAGACCCAGCACCGACCACCATTGCGGGCGTTCACCCACGATCAGCAAAGACAGGGCAAAGGCAGTAATCGGCTCTGCCTTGCTCAGTGCCACTCCCGTGGCTGCGGACATGCTGCGCAAGCCTATGGAGAACAGCAAATAGGCGAAACCTGTGGTGACCATGCCCAGATAGATAACCACAACCCAGCCGCTGGCGCTGGTCTGTAATGGGCCGCCTAGCCAAGCGGCAAAGGGTAGCGACATTAGCGCGGCGCAGCCAAACACCCAGGCATTGACTGTGGCCACACGGGCTTGCATCACCAGCGCTTGGTTCACCAGCGCATAGGCGGCATAGGACAGCCCCGCCAGCAGGCACAGCGCCATACCGCCCCAAGGCAGGTTTTGCGGGTCGGTTGCAGCCAGCGCCATGACAATGCCGCCACCCACGCCGATGCAAGTGCCCAGCCACCACTGCGGGCTGGGCATGCGGTTTTGCACTATCGCCTGCATCAGCCCTGCCCAGATAGGGCCGCTGCCAATCGCCAACGCCGTGCCTAGCGCGACGCCACAGGCTTTGATGCCTGCGAAAAAGCTGAGGTTGTAGACGGCCATGCACAGCCCGCAAAACAGCACGCGACCCCAGCGCAGCGGGGATGAGCGGTGGCCTTTGTCCATCACCATCGCAAGTGCGACAAAGAACAACGCTGCCATGACCATGCGTAGGCCGCCCACCCAGTAAGGTGAGAGCTGCGCCGGTGCAAAGTGCTGGGCCGTGCCCGTGGTGCCCCAGAGCATGGCTGCCGCCAGCACCAGACCTATGGGGGCGAATGAGGCGCTGGTGGCGGGAGAAGAGAGTGTGGCTTGAGATGACATGAGAGCACCATCATGCGCTGGCGCAACTGCAGCAACTATCGAAAAACGCTTGTGGTGAATGCGGTGGCTAGATCAGCGCTGCTCACGCAACTGGCGCGATGTCACACCTCTATCGCGCCGCAGCGCATAGGCCAGTGCGCTGGCTGATGCATAACCGCAGCGCAGGGCCGTAGCCTCCAACGCTGTGCCTTGCTTGAGTTGCTGCACGGCAGCATCAAGGCGCAGGCTGCGCAACCAGTCTTGCGGGGTGGTGCCCACCAGTTCTACAAAGCGTGTATGGAATTGTGCCACGCTCAAATGCATCAACGTTGCTAGCCGTGCTGTGGGCCAGCTTTCATGCAGCGCAGCTTGCACCCGATGCTGCAGCCATTGCATATCCAGCCCCCGGCGTTGCAGCAGGGTTGGGGCTTGCAGCACCAAGGCCATTTGCGCAGCTGCTGACAAGCTCGATTGGGGGTAGCGCAGCGGCGGCGGCACGGCAAAGCGGCGCAGCTTGTCCAGCCCCGGCGCCATGGGGACATCAATCACCAGTACTTGCGTTTGCGGCGGGGCCAGATAACCGTGGTCTGTGCCGGCAGGGATGACCATGCCGCAGGCACCATCTACAAAGCTGGGCCTGCCGCCCACTTCCAGCTCCATACGGCCCTGCAGCGCAAACAAAATCTGCGCATAGCCGTGAGCATGGGCTTGATGCTCACCGCTGTAGCTGCGCACCGAGGTTTGTGCCTCGTCAAGCGCTGCATGCGTGTGTGCGGTGTGGCAAATCATGGGTCAACAATTGAGGGCTGAGGGCGCGTCAGTCGATGGTAGCGCGACCCCCAACGCACGGGCAACCGATAATGCCGATTGCCTTAAAGAATCAGACCATGACCGAGTCGACCCAAACCAACAGCAGCTCCTCCTCCGCAGATGTCGTCATCAAGTCCAAGCGCAGTTGGGCTCAGGCCATTAAGGTCTACGCCCAACCCGCTAGCTTGCGTATGCTGGCTTTGGGCTTCTCAGCGGGCTTGCCCCTGCTGCTGGTAATTGGCACTTTGAGCTTTTGGCTGCGCGAGGCGGGTATTGACCGCAGCACGATCGGATTTTTGAGCTGGGTGGGGCTGGCTTACGCCTTCAAATGGGTCTGGTCGCCCTTGGTCGATCGCTTGCCTTTACCGATCGCCACCAGACTGCTGGGTCGCCGCCGCAGTTGGTTGTTGTTTTCGCAGTTGCTGGTTGCGGCTGGGTTGCTGGCAATGTCTTTTATGGACCCCCAGCAAGCCTTGCAACCGCTGGTGATCTGCGCGGTGCTGGTGGCGTTTGGCTCGGCCACGCAAGATATTGCCCTCGATGCCTACCGCATCGAATCGGCCAAGGTGGATGACCAAGCCGCGCTGGCCGCGACCTATCAGACCGGTTATCGCTTGGCCATGATTTGGGCTGGCGCAGGCGTGCTGTGGGTGGCAGCCAAGGTGCAAGGAGAAGCGCAGGGCTATGTGGTGCAGGCTTGGCATGTGGCCTATACCGTGATGGCGGCCAGCATGTTGGTGGGCATGATTACGGTGCTGTTCTCGCCCGAGCCTGAGGCCCGCCCCATGCCGGCAGCGCGCAACGCAGCTGAGTGGATTCAAGGCGCGTTGATCTCCCCGTTTGCAGACTTCATCAAACGTTACCGTTGGCAGGCGCTGCTGCTGCTGGCGCTGATTGGCCTGTATCGCGTAAGTGATGTGGTTATGGGCAATATGGCCAACCCCTTCTATGTAGACATGGGCTACACCAAGGAAGAGGTGGCGGCGGTCACCAAAATGTTTGGCGTCATCATGACGCTACTAGGCGGCTTTGTCGGCGGCGTCATGGCCGTGCGCTGGGGCGTGATGCGTGTGTTGATGCTGGGCGCCATTTTGTCGGCCGGCACCAACTTGCTGTTTGCTTGGCTGGCCACGCGTGGCCACGATGTATCGGCCTTAATCTGGGTGGTCAGTGCTGACAATTTGGCGGGCGGCATTGCTTCAGCCGCCTTCATCGCCTACCTCTCGGGTCTGACCAATGTGCAGTACTCAGCCACGCAATACGCGCTGTTTAGCTCCATGATGCTGCTCGCGCCCAAATGGTTGGGCGGCTACTCAGGCATGTTTGTCGATGCCTATGGCTACGAGGCATTTTTCCAAACCACGGCTCTCATGGGCTTCCCCGTCCTGCTGCTGATTGCTTTAGCTTCAAGGGTGAAAATGGGATCTAGCCATTGAAATATATTGACTTTTAGCTATCGTTTTTATAGTTTCTCGGTTTACCCAACTTTACGTGCCAGACAAGAGCAGGTCATCTGCGTGCCCCAGCATGAAGCCTTGATGAAATATGAAGGCGCGAGCATGACTACACTGCCCCCTATGAGCACGCACCAACTTTTGATGATTGAGGATGACGTTCGCCTAGCGCAAATGGTGAGCGACTATTTGGGCAATAACGGCCTGGACGTGATCCATAAGGCGGACGGCAAAAGCGGTCTAGACCAATTGCAGCCGGCAGATGGCAGCTCGCCAGAGCAGCCTGATCTGGTGATTTTGGACTTGATGCTGCCCGATATGGACGGCCTTGAAGTTTGCCGCCGAATTCGCGCCATCCCCGGTGCTGCCGGTCAAGTACCCGTGCTGATGCTGACCGCCAAGGGCGACCCCATGGACCGCATCATCGGGCTAGAGCTGGGCGCTGACGACTACCTGCCAAAACCCTTTGAGCCGCGCGAGCTGCTGGCCCGCATCCGCGCTATCTTGCGCCGCAAGGGTAGTGAAAGTCAGGCTGCGCCTGCCACTGCTGTTATGCGTTTTGGCGGCCTAGAAATTGACCGCGACGCGCGCACTGTCGCCGTGGGCGATCAGGTGGCAGATCTGACGTCTTACCAGTTTGACTTGCTGGTGGCCTTGGCAGAGCGAGCAGGCCGTGTGCTAACCCGCGACCAGATCATGGAGGCGGTGCGAGGCCGCGAGTTAGAGGCCTTTGACCGCTCCATTGACGTCCACATGGGCCGCATCCGCGCCGCGATTGAGGCCGACCCCAAAGCTCCCAAGCGCATTTTGACGGTGCGTGGTGTGGGCTATGTTTTTGCCAAGCAACAAGACTGATGAAGTTGCTGCACATCTTCTCTCAGCGCCTTTACCTGCGTATCTGGCTAGCCGTGGTGATTGGCGTGGCCGTGTTGACGCTGTGCGTAGCTTGGGCATGGAATATGGCCGAAGAGCAGCGTGTGCAAAGCGCTGCCACACCGCCATCGCGTGAGATGGTGCTGCACGGGCCCGATGGTGATGTTCTGGTCGAAGGGCGCGGCAACCGTATTTCTGGCTCGCCGGTAGACGGTGTGCGCTTTGAAATTGCCGCCAAGGACGGAAAAACGTATGAGCTGTGGATGGCCCCGCGCGAATGGCGCGAAGGCCGCCCACCGCCGCGCGATGGCGCTGTCGCTTTTTGGCTGCGTCCACCCTTTGGCTTTTTGTGGATGCTGGGTTTAGTCGGCGTGGCCGTGATTGTGGGAGTCTTCCCCATCATTCGCCGCTTGCTCAAGCGCCTTGAAACCCTGCAGCGCGGCGTAAAGCGTTTTGGTGAAGGTGATCTATCGGTACGTGTGCCCGAGCATGGCCACGATGAAGTGGCTGATCTGGCTCACCAGTTCAATGCAGCCGCTGAGCGTATCGAGACCTTGATGACATCGCACAAATCCTTGCTCGCCAATGCTTCTCACGAGCTGCGCTCTCCGCTGACGCGCATCCGGATGGGTTTGGAGTTCATGGGCAATGATCCAGCTAGCGCACGTGCCAAGGTCGAGATTCAGCGCAATATCACCGAGCTCGATCAGCTGGTAGATGAAATCTTGCTGGCGAGCCGCTTGGATTCTAGCGAGGCCGATGTAGGCACCGTGGAATCTGTCGATTTGATCGGCCTATCTGCCGAAGAATGTGCGCGTATTGAAGCAGATCTAGATATGCACACGGATGGATCTTTAGAGGTCCAAGGCATCGCCAAACTGCTGCGCCGAGCCGTGCGTAATCTGCTTGAGAATGCCCGCCGTTACAGCGAAGGTGAGATCACGTTGTCGCTTGCCAAGCGCGGCAATATGGCGCTGATTCGAGTCGAAGATCACGGCCCGGGCGTACCCGAAGCACAGCGCGAACGCATCTTCGAGAAGTTCTACCGCCTGCCCGGTGCCAGCGAACGCTCTGGCGGCGTAGGCCTGGGCCTGTCGCTGGTGCGATCGATTGCCGAGCGACATGGCGGTACGGTTCGCTGTGAAGACCGCTCCGATGGACAAACGGGCGCCAGCTTTGTGATTGAGCTGCCGCTGGGCTGATCGTCTGGGTAGAGCCGTGAGTGAAAACGTGCCTCAGTTCTGAGGCACGTTTTATTTTTGAGCGTGAAGGTCGACCAAATAGCGCTGCGCAACGCTATCTTTCACATAAAGCTTGCGCTCCAGATATAGATTGATGCGTTTACGGTCAGGGCCTCGAAACTTGATTAATGGAACGGGCGAGCCTTGCAAGCGTGAAAACAGCAATCGAAGCTTGAACGGAGTGCGTCGCCAGTCCCCATGCACATGAAGGAAGAAAGGCCCGTCTTCGGCTCTCGCAAGGCAAAGCCGGTAAGACTTTTCGCTGTGTAGAACATGCTGAATGGCGAGGTGCTGGCTAAGGTAGTGGGGGTCGTCGATATTTTGAAGAACTTTTTCATACACCTTGCGATCTTGCAGATAGGAGATGTAGTCTGAATTAGTCCTCGTGATGACTTGCTCTGAAAATTCCTTATGCAAATCCGTGATGAAGGCACTGGCTGGCGGCGCCGCCATAAACCAATTTTCAACGACGGGGCAGTCAGGTTGCGTGGTGAACTTTCCTAAAAAATAGCCAATAAATTCGGCCTGTGTTCTTTGCTGTTCTTCGAGCACCCAGTTGAGCGACTGCGTAAGAATCGTGCTTGCGTCCAGCCAAATTCCCCCATGAAGACGCAATAACTCCAATCGAATCCAATCCGATTGCTTGGGCACCGGTAATTCGTGAAAAAGCGCCGGAAGCTCTGAAATATATTCACCAAGCTGGGCTTGATTGAGCACACGAATGCTGAAGCCGGGATTAAAAAAAGCCCAGCTGTCTACACAGCGCTGCACAAGCGCAGGGAGTTCCGCTGCATTCCAGTAAGCCCAGATGATGCGGGGGATCGAGCCTGTATGCGCCGCTGTAGAGCCGCCAATGTCGTAACGAGTGAATTGCTGGATCGGACTTTCTTCCAGCTTGCGTGGTTTGAGTTTGTAAAAGCGGGTGATCCACCGAGCTAACCATAGTTCACCGTGAGTTTTCGGCGTCAGAGAATCCATCGTGCTATTTTTTCC is part of the Comamonas sp. Y33R10-2 genome and harbors:
- a CDS encoding DMT family transporter; this translates as MSSQATLSSPATSASFAPIGLVLAAAMLWGTTGTAQHFAPAQLSPYWVGGLRMVMAALFFVALAMVMDKGHRSSPLRWGRVLFCGLCMAVYNLSFFAGIKACGVALGTALAIGSGPIWAGLMQAIVQNRMPSPQWWLGTCIGVGGGIVMALAATDPQNLPWGGMALCLLAGLSYAAYALVNQALVMQARVATVNAWVFGCAALMSLPFAAWLGGPLQTSASGWVVVIYLGMVTTGFAYLLFSIGLRSMSAATGVALSKAEPITAFALSLLIVGERPQWWSVLGLLGVIGGLWLVVQAERKSTENI
- a CDS encoding response regulator, giving the protein MTTLPPMSTHQLLMIEDDVRLAQMVSDYLGNNGLDVIHKADGKSGLDQLQPADGSSPEQPDLVILDLMLPDMDGLEVCRRIRAIPGAAGQVPVLMLTAKGDPMDRIIGLELGADDYLPKPFEPRELLARIRAILRRKGSESQAAPATAVMRFGGLEIDRDARTVAVGDQVADLTSYQFDLLVALAERAGRVLTRDQIMEAVRGRELEAFDRSIDVHMGRIRAAIEADPKAPKRILTVRGVGYVFAKQQD
- a CDS encoding AraC family transcriptional regulator, with protein sequence MICHTAHTHAALDEAQTSVRSYSGEHQAHAHGYAQILFALQGRMELEVGGRPSFVDGACGMVIPAGTDHGYLAPPQTQVLVIDVPMAPGLDKLRRFAVPPPLRYPQSSLSAAAQMALVLQAPTLLQRRGLDMQWLQHRVQAALHESWPTARLATLMHLSVAQFHTRFVELVGTTPQDWLRSLRLDAAVQQLKQGTALEATALRCGYASASALAYALRRDRGVTSRQLREQR
- a CDS encoding PaaI family thioesterase — encoded protein: MAIWTRELDLKALNAGSANTAISHLGIEFTEYGDEYVCARIHVDERTCQPYGILHGGVSVVLAETLGSMAAACSIPDGYRCVGLSVTANHVRAGRKGSWITATARPVHLGRTTHVWGIELRDEDGKMTCNCSLTMAILPPEAAKNTRLDVASLGGVA
- a CDS encoding ATP-binding protein, with translation MKLLHIFSQRLYLRIWLAVVIGVAVLTLCVAWAWNMAEEQRVQSAATPPSREMVLHGPDGDVLVEGRGNRISGSPVDGVRFEIAAKDGKTYELWMAPREWREGRPPPRDGAVAFWLRPPFGFLWMLGLVGVAVIVGVFPIIRRLLKRLETLQRGVKRFGEGDLSVRVPEHGHDEVADLAHQFNAAAERIETLMTSHKSLLANASHELRSPLTRIRMGLEFMGNDPASARAKVEIQRNITELDQLVDEILLASRLDSSEADVGTVESVDLIGLSAEECARIEADLDMHTDGSLEVQGIAKLLRRAVRNLLENARRYSEGEITLSLAKRGNMALIRVEDHGPGVPEAQRERIFEKFYRLPGASERSGGVGLGLSLVRSIAERHGGTVRCEDRSDGQTGASFVIELPLG
- a CDS encoding MFS transporter gives rise to the protein MPIALKNQTMTESTQTNSSSSSADVVIKSKRSWAQAIKVYAQPASLRMLALGFSAGLPLLLVIGTLSFWLREAGIDRSTIGFLSWVGLAYAFKWVWSPLVDRLPLPIATRLLGRRRSWLLFSQLLVAAGLLAMSFMDPQQALQPLVICAVLVAFGSATQDIALDAYRIESAKVDDQAALAATYQTGYRLAMIWAGAGVLWVAAKVQGEAQGYVVQAWHVAYTVMAASMLVGMITVLFSPEPEARPMPAARNAAEWIQGALISPFADFIKRYRWQALLLLALIGLYRVSDVVMGNMANPFYVDMGYTKEEVAAVTKMFGVIMTLLGGFVGGVMAVRWGVMRVLMLGAILSAGTNLLFAWLATRGHDVSALIWVVSADNLAGGIASAAFIAYLSGLTNVQYSATQYALFSSMMLLAPKWLGGYSGMFVDAYGYEAFFQTTALMGFPVLLLIALASRVKMGSSH
- a CDS encoding glycosyltransferase family 32 protein: MDSLTPKTHGELWLARWITRFYKLKPRKLEESPIQQFTRYDIGGSTAAHTGSIPRIIWAYWNAAELPALVQRCVDSWAFFNPGFSIRVLNQAQLGEYISELPALFHELPVPKQSDWIRLELLRLHGGIWLDASTILTQSLNWVLEEQQRTQAEFIGYFLGKFTTQPDCPVVENWFMAAPPASAFITDLHKEFSEQVITRTNSDYISYLQDRKVYEKVLQNIDDPHYLSQHLAIQHVLHSEKSYRLCLARAEDGPFFLHVHGDWRRTPFKLRLLFSRLQGSPVPLIKFRGPDRKRINLYLERKLYVKDSVAQRYLVDLHAQK
- a CDS encoding M48 family metallopeptidase, with translation MQAIPSFLRHSVTRNYLLLTLACTALIHTPAQAQVDVGKSSMMRQLVPAETLENSATQQYQELLQQAKAKGALADSNNAQLQRLRSIAQRLIPHAVQWNPRASQWRWEVNLIGSKQINAFCMPGGKIAFYTGIIDQLKLTDDEIAMIMGHEMAHALREHSREQLAKNQATSLGISLGAQLLGLGDIGSTAARLGGQLLSLKFSRSDESDADLVGLELAARAGYNPQASVSLWRKMGEATGQSGVSFLSTHPTGPNRIRELEDNVPRVTGLFEQARKR